The Enterococcus rotai genome includes a window with the following:
- a CDS encoding ABC transporter permease: MKKIVKDRIVLVSILFLSLLILGIIFANVLSPYDPNKQDIMNKLAHPSSEHFFGTDMLGRDIFSRILYGGRVTLLLSFLIVFLILLIGLIFGGISGMFGGWIDASMMRFCDLMLSLPNEMMSLCIIGILGPSLLTIILALTIVRFPWYVKMIRTEVLNYKTKNYVVFSLSSGKSKGWVFKEHIFPPIIRAIIVYSTLDISAVIMSISALSFLGVGIQPPTAEWGRMLNESREIAVVEPWQMIPAGITLFLVIAMLNYIGDAVAEGINEANSE, from the coding sequence ATGAAAAAAATAGTCAAGGATAGAATAGTTCTTGTTTCTATTCTCTTTTTAAGTCTTTTAATTTTAGGTATTATTTTTGCGAATGTCTTGTCACCGTATGATCCAAACAAACAAGATATTATGAATAAATTGGCTCATCCAAGTAGTGAACATTTTTTTGGAACAGACATGTTAGGTCGAGATATCTTTTCGAGGATATTATATGGCGGTAGAGTGACGTTACTTCTCTCCTTTTTAATTGTTTTCTTGATTCTTTTGATCGGGCTCATTTTTGGTGGAATTTCTGGGATGTTTGGTGGTTGGATCGATGCCTCAATGATGCGATTTTGTGACCTGATGCTTTCTTTACCGAATGAAATGATGTCTTTATGTATTATTGGGATTTTAGGCCCTAGTTTACTGACGATTATTTTAGCACTGACAATAGTACGATTTCCGTGGTACGTTAAAATGATCAGGACAGAAGTCCTTAATTATAAAACAAAAAATTATGTTGTCTTCTCCCTAAGTTCTGGAAAGTCTAAAGGATGGGTATTTAAAGAACACATTTTTCCCCCGATTATTCGGGCAATCATTGTTTACTCTACATTAGATATTAGTGCAGTGATTATGAGTATTAGTGCGCTATCTTTTCTCGGGGTTGGGATTCAGCCACCAACAGCTGAGTGGGGTAGAATGTTAAACGAATCCAGAGAAATCGCTGTAGTTGAGCCTTGGCAGATGATTCCTGCTGGGATCACACTATTTCTTGTGATAGCGATGCTCAATTATATCGGAGACGCAGTTGCGGAAGGAATCAACGAAGCGAATAGCGAGTAA